Proteins encoded in a region of the Acidobacteriota bacterium genome:
- a CDS encoding esterase-like activity of phytase family protein, with amino-acid sequence MSEILAINDHEFLVVERDKRSWLTSGTAPTRKNIYKIDVSGATDVSAVASLPAGGLPAEIVPVGKSIFINMLDPIFGLHLNDANAIAEKIEGLAWGPDLADGRHVLYVVSDNDLSPTIDTQLFAFAVEASSIDLQPQVLPGPLYPPGQVKKALK; translated from the coding sequence GTGAGTGAAATCCTGGCCATCAACGACCATGAGTTCCTGGTGGTGGAACGCGACAAGCGGTCCTGGCTCACGTCGGGGACGGCGCCCACGAGAAAGAACATCTACAAGATCGACGTCTCCGGCGCGACGGATGTCTCAGCAGTCGCCAGTTTGCCGGCTGGCGGCCTCCCGGCAGAGATCGTGCCGGTGGGCAAGTCGATCTTCATCAACATGCTCGACCCCATCTTCGGCCTGCACCTGAACGATGCGAACGCGATTGCCGAGAAGATTGAAGGACTGGCGTGGGGTCCGGACCTTGCCGATGGCCGGCATGTGCTGTACGTGGTGAGCGATAACGATTTGAGCCCAACGATCGATACCCAACTCTTCGCCTTTGCCGTTGAGGCTTCGAGCATTGACCTCCAGCCACAGGTTCTTCCTGGCCCGCTCTATCCGCCAGGGCAGGTAAAGAAGGCCTTGAAGTGA
- a CDS encoding type II toxin-antitoxin system RelE/ParE family toxin, translated as MIKGFGSADTKALFETGKSKRFGSIVTVATRKLTVLDAATTLEFLRSPPGNRLEALKGDRKGQDSIRINDQWRICFRWTTAGPEDVEIADYH; from the coding sequence GTGATCAAGGGCTTTGGCTCTGCCGACACGAAAGCGCTGTTCGAGACGGGGAAGTCCAAGCGTTTCGGGAGCATCGTCACCGTGGCGACGCGCAAGCTGACCGTGCTGGACGCGGCGACGACGCTGGAGTTCTTGAGGTCACCACCTGGCAATCGCCTGGAGGCCCTGAAGGGTGACCGGAAGGGCCAGGACAGTATCCGGATCAACGACCAGTGGCGCATTTGTTTTCGCTGGACAACCGCCGGGCCTGAGGATGTCGAGATTGCGGACTATCACTGA
- a CDS encoding HigA family addiction module antidote protein, with the protein MKMKNGMRPVHPGEVLREDFLRPAGLTANALAKILHVPAPRINDIVRERRGVSADTAMRLARYFGGDAHSWLNLQAIYDLRLAEIANARKIDREIMPIAV; encoded by the coding sequence ATGAAGATGAAGAATGGCATGAGGCCGGTGCACCCTGGCGAAGTCTTGCGTGAGGACTTCCTGCGCCCTGCGGGCCTGACCGCGAACGCGCTGGCCAAAATCCTCCATGTGCCGGCGCCGCGCATCAACGACATCGTGCGCGAACGGCGAGGCGTGTCTGCGGATACGGCGATGCGCCTGGCGCGGTACTTCGGCGGAGATGCGCACTCGTGGCTGAACCTGCAGGCCATCTATGACCTGCGGCTGGCGGAGATTGCCAATGCTCGCAAGATCGACCGCGAGATCATGCCCATTGCTGTCTGA
- a CDS encoding serine/threonine-protein kinase, whose amino-acid sequence MIGQVLGPYQILSKLGEGGMGEVYRGRDTKLNRDVAIKVLPESFALDADRVARFTREAQVLASLNHPNIAAIYGIEEFREKTSGVFSGSTSAEKTPDVFSRALVMELVEGEDLSAHIARGAIPLAEALPIAKQIADALEAAHEQGIVHRDLKPQNIKVRADGTVKVLDFGLAKATDRTLDSGPGTQDPNNSPTMTSPAMTAMGMILGTAAYMSPEQAKGRAVDKRADIWAFGVVLHEMLTGGHLFLAETIPETLAHVMTRQIDLGTMPASTPRRIRDLLARCLEKDPKKRLRDIGEARIRLEEVISGSAEEPTILAGAIVAAPPPKRTMTIAFAALAGVTTIALATVLFMWAPWRTTLAPSPTPRKLLAGIGADASLSLGVGAAAILSPDGTTLAFVAVPANQGRPVLFVRKLEELQATALAGTDEAASPFFSPDGQWIAYFAGGQLKKVSATGGASIKLCDAPAGRGGTWTDDDTILFTPDSSPNTRLMRVPAGGGAASAFGTLGTGATTQRWPQALPDGRSVLYTEHSGTSNFDTANLVVAPLSGGAPKIVVPGGYYGRYVSGGHLIYMNQGTLFAVRFDLDRLETVGPAVPAIEGITVAGNGGAQLAVSSDGTIVYVAGAALSLATPIDWLTRDGKTSLLRADNANWQNPRFSPDGQKLAIDISDGKRSDVWVYEVARGTLTQLTFDAANDMRPVWTPDGRRIVFASDRAKAGVFNLYWANADGTGQVTRLTDSPNLQWPQSWHPSGTFLAFAEVRGAATGSDLLLLPMEGDATRGWTPGTPTVFLGTRAAEGAPVFSPDGRFIAYTSTQESGGSTYDIYVRPFPGPGGPRRISTTGGIYSEWSASTHELLFLNYLDPAPSKIMAAPYAVVGDSFQAETPKVWSSVSVQKANPNNSAYDLHPDGKRIAAAAVPDQGNIVQDKVVFIFNFAAHLAKIAPGKK is encoded by the coding sequence GTGATTGGTCAAGTTCTTGGGCCATACCAGATCCTTTCCAAGCTTGGCGAAGGCGGAATGGGCGAGGTGTATCGCGGGCGGGACACGAAGCTCAATCGCGACGTCGCGATCAAGGTGTTGCCCGAGTCGTTCGCGCTCGATGCGGATCGTGTGGCTCGCTTCACGCGCGAAGCCCAAGTGCTCGCGTCGCTGAACCATCCGAACATCGCGGCGATTTACGGGATCGAGGAGTTCCGGGAAAAGACGTCGGGTGTCTTTTCCGGTTCCACGTCCGCGGAAAAGACACCCGACGTCTTTTCCCGCGCCCTTGTCATGGAACTGGTCGAAGGCGAGGACCTGTCGGCGCATATCGCGCGCGGCGCCATTCCGCTCGCCGAGGCCTTGCCCATCGCGAAACAAATCGCTGATGCCCTCGAAGCCGCGCACGAGCAGGGCATCGTCCATCGCGATCTCAAACCGCAGAACATCAAAGTCCGCGCCGACGGCACGGTGAAGGTGCTGGACTTCGGCTTGGCGAAAGCGACAGATCGGACCCTGGACTCTGGACCCGGGACCCAGGACCCCAACAACTCGCCGACCATGACCTCCCCCGCCATGACGGCGATGGGCATGATCCTCGGCACCGCGGCATACATGTCGCCCGAACAGGCGAAGGGCCGCGCCGTCGACAAACGCGCGGACATCTGGGCCTTCGGCGTGGTGCTGCACGAGATGCTGACAGGTGGGCACCTGTTCCTGGCCGAGACGATTCCCGAAACACTCGCGCATGTGATGACGCGGCAGATCGACCTCGGCACGATGCCGGCCTCGACGCCGCGCCGCATCCGCGACCTGCTCGCGCGGTGTCTCGAAAAGGACCCCAAGAAGCGGCTGCGCGATATCGGCGAAGCGCGGATTCGGCTCGAAGAAGTGATCAGCGGATCCGCTGAGGAACCGACGATCCTCGCTGGAGCCATCGTCGCCGCGCCGCCCCCCAAGCGCACGATGACCATCGCGTTCGCGGCCCTCGCCGGCGTCACCACGATCGCGCTGGCCACTGTGCTGTTCATGTGGGCGCCATGGCGCACAACGCTGGCGCCCTCGCCCACGCCGCGCAAGTTGCTCGCCGGCATCGGCGCGGACGCGTCGCTGTCTCTGGGCGTTGGGGCGGCGGCCATCCTGTCGCCCGACGGGACGACGCTCGCGTTTGTCGCTGTGCCGGCCAATCAGGGCCGGCCGGTGCTGTTCGTCCGGAAGCTCGAGGAACTGCAGGCCACCGCGCTTGCCGGCACCGACGAGGCGGCGAGCCCGTTCTTCTCGCCCGATGGCCAGTGGATTGCGTATTTCGCGGGTGGCCAGTTGAAGAAGGTCTCGGCTACGGGCGGCGCGTCGATCAAACTGTGTGACGCCCCCGCGGGCCGCGGTGGCACCTGGACCGACGACGACACCATCCTCTTCACGCCGGATAGCAGCCCGAACACAAGGCTCATGCGCGTCCCAGCCGGAGGCGGCGCAGCGTCGGCGTTCGGCACGCTTGGCACGGGCGCGACGACCCAGCGCTGGCCGCAGGCGCTCCCCGATGGCCGGAGCGTGCTCTACACCGAACATTCCGGCACGAGCAATTTCGACACCGCCAACCTCGTCGTCGCTCCGCTCTCTGGTGGGGCCCCGAAGATCGTCGTCCCCGGCGGCTACTACGGCCGGTACGTCTCGGGCGGGCATCTGATCTACATGAACCAGGGCACGCTCTTCGCCGTGCGCTTCGATCTCGATCGGCTCGAGACGGTCGGGCCGGCGGTGCCGGCCATTGAAGGCATCACCGTAGCCGGGAATGGCGGTGCGCAATTGGCCGTCTCCTCCGATGGCACGATCGTCTACGTGGCCGGCGCGGCCTTATCGTTGGCCACGCCCATCGACTGGCTGACGCGCGACGGCAAGACCTCGCTGCTTCGCGCGGACAACGCCAACTGGCAGAATCCGCGGTTCTCCCCTGATGGCCAGAAGCTGGCGATCGACATCTCCGACGGCAAGCGGAGTGACGTCTGGGTGTATGAGGTGGCACGCGGCACGCTGACGCAGCTCACGTTTGACGCGGCGAATGATATGAGGCCCGTGTGGACACCGGATGGCCGACGCATCGTCTTCGCGTCCGACCGCGCCAAGGCCGGCGTGTTCAACCTGTACTGGGCGAACGCCGACGGCACCGGGCAGGTGACGCGGTTGACCGACAGTCCCAATCTCCAGTGGCCTCAGTCGTGGCATCCGAGCGGCACGTTCCTCGCGTTCGCCGAGGTTCGCGGCGCCGCGACGGGGTCCGACCTGCTGCTGCTGCCGATGGAGGGCGATGCCACGCGCGGATGGACGCCCGGGACGCCTACGGTGTTCCTGGGCACGCGGGCAGCCGAGGGCGCGCCGGTGTTTTCGCCGGACGGTCGATTCATCGCGTACACTTCGACTCAAGAATCCGGCGGCAGCACCTACGACATCTACGTCCGGCCGTTTCCCGGGCCCGGCGGCCCGCGGCGCATCTCCACGACGGGCGGTATCTATTCCGAGTGGTCCGCCAGCACCCACGAGCTGCTGTTTCTGAACTACCTCGACCCGGCGCCGTCGAAGATCATGGCCGCGCCGTACGCCGTCGTTGGAGACTCGTTCCAGGCCGAGACGCCGAAGGTCTGGTC